CCGTTTCCTGTGCTTTGTGATACCAGTAGGTCGGCTCGATGGCGCCGATGCGATCGTCCCCCATGCACTGCCTGTCGCACATCGCGATGATCGTCTCCGGCGCACCCTTGATCAGGATGAAGGCATGCCCCTCGTGGTCGTGGTTGAGCGTCGCCATGAAACGATGCTGGGCATCGAAGGGGATGACGTCGGTGCGCCTCCAGCTAGCCATGATGTCTGCTCTATCGAGGCCGAGCTTACCGGATAGCGCCAGCAAGGCGCCTTCCATGGGATCGCCGGCCACGACCCAGCCTTCGTCGCGCTCATGGAGGGCCGCATCGTTGCATAGCAAGGCCGCCCGGCCGAGTTCTTCCAGGATCCGGTGCTCGGTTGGACTCACCTCGGCGTCGTGAAGCCTCAGCTTGCCGCTCGGCTCGTAGCCCATGCCCTCCAGGGAGAAGACATGGGCCTGGGTGATGACGGTTGCCGCCATCATCTCGTTGCGGGTGAGGGTACCGGTCTTGTCGGTGCAAATGACCGATATCGATCCCAGTGTCTCGATAGCGGGGAGCCGCCGGACGATGGCGTTGCGTTTTGCCATCGCCTGTACGCCCACCGCCAGCGTGATGGTAAGGACGGCGGGCAAGCCTTCGGGAATCGCGGCCACTGAGAGCGCCACCACGGCCATGAACATCTCGTCAAAGCCAAAGGGCCCGGTGAGATACCCGGCCCCCAGCAGCACCAGGGCGATGAGCAGGATCACGAGGGTCAACCAGCGGGCGAATACGTTCATCTGCGTGATCAGCGGTGTCGAGAGGGTCTCTAGCCTGGACAACATGCCGCTGATACGTCCGATCTCCGTCTCGCTCCCGGTGGCAACGACGAGCCCGCGCCCCATGCCGCTGGTCACGAGCGTGCCGCTATAGGCCATGCATGCCCTGTCGCCAAGGGGAGCGGTGACCGCCACCGGCACCTTCCCTTTATCGACAGGCAGTGATTCCCCCGTGAGGATGGCTTCCTGCACCTGAAGGCCATTGACCTCCATCAGTCGCACATCGGCCGGCACCCGGTCTCCCGCCTCCAGCATGACCAGGTCGCCTGGCACCAGCGTCTCGCCCTCGATGATCACCCGAGCGCCATCCCGCACGACAGAGGCCTTCAGTGCCAGCATGCCGCTGATGGCCTCCATGGCCCTTTCGGCCTTGCCTTCCTGGAAGAACCCGATCGCGGCATTGGCAATCACTACGACCAGGATCACCAGCGCATCGACCCAATGGCCCAGTGCCGCGGTGATGACGGCGGAGCCGATCAGGACATAGATGAGAATGTTGTGAAAATGGCGCAGAAATCGCACGAAGGCGCTGCGTTTCTGCGCAGCCGGCAGGCGATTCGTCCCGAAGCGACCAAGACGTGTCTCGGCCTCTTGAGAAGACAGACCATGCGGGGTGGCATCCAGGGCCTGCATGACGCTGTCGGAGGGCATGTCATGCCAGCTGGTGCCTGACCTTGCGCGTTCCTTGCTCATCGACCGTCCTCGAGCCGCCGACGCATGGCGCCAGTGTCATCACTTTTCTCGCCGCGATGACCACAGCATAGTGAGTTCCCCGGCGCCTGCGGCATGACCTTGTCGGCTATTTGACCATTTGTGGGCGTCGACCTGGCCGCGGTTCAGAGAAGAGATAGGGCAATAAACGAAAAAGCCGCCTCCCAAGGGAAGCGGCTGATTCGTATTGCTACACGCAAGATAACGGTATATCCAATAAAGGCCGTGCTCTAGTCGACCTCTACGGTACCGATCTCTCAGCCCCGGTAGTAACCCGGGGTCACAAACGGCGTCTTGGTAACGGTCATGGGCAGGCGCTTGCCGCGTACATCGGCAAAGACCTGCGTATCGATGGCCGCCTGATCGATGCTGACATAGCCCATGGCGACGGGCTTGCCGACCGTGGGACCAAAGCCGCCGGAGGTCACCACGCCGATCTTGCGATCCTCGGCATCATAGAGCTCAGCACCTTCACGGACCGGGGCCCGCCCTTCGGCGACCAGCCCTACCCGCTTGCGCTGGTGGTCCTTGGCCTCGACCTGATGCAGCACCATATCGGCGCCCGGGAAGCCCCCGGCGCGCTCGCCGCCACGACGACGCGGCTTGCTCACGGCCCAGATCAGCCCCCCTTCCACCGGCGTGGTGGTGGTGTCGATATCGTGGCCATAGAGACATAGCCCGGCCTCCAGGCGCAGCGAGTCGCGAGCGCCCAGGCCGATCGCCTCGACCTCGTCCTCGGCCAGCAGCCGGCGCGCCAATGCCTCGCTCTGCTCGGCCGGCACCGAGATCTCGAAGCCGTCCTCGCCGGTATAGCCCGCACGGCTGATCCACACCGGGATCCCGTCGATCTCGAAACGACCATGCTGCATGAAGACCATCTCGCAGGCTTCAGGGCACAGGCGCTGCATGACGCTGGCGGCCTTCGGCCCCTGCAGGGCCAGCAGCCCACGATCCAGCACCTCGACCTGGTGATCGCCACCGAGCCCGGTACGCAGATGCGCGATGTCCTGCTCCTTGCAGGCGGCATTGACCACTAGGTAGAGGTGATCCCCCGCATTCACCACCATGAGGTCATCGAGGATGCCGCCGCCGTTGTTGGTGAAAAGCGCATAGCGCTGCATGCCTGCCGGCAGGCCCAGGATGTCGGCCGGGACCAGCGTCTCCAGTGCCGTGGCGGGATCGCTGCCGGTCACCAGCACCTGCCCCATATGGGAGACATCGAAGAGGCCGCAGGCGGCACGCGTGTGTTCATGCTCCTTCTTCACGCCCAGCGGAAACTGCACCGGCATCGAGTAGCCCGCAAAGGGCACCATCTTGCCGCCGAGCTCGACATGCAGGTCATGAAGCGGAGTCTTGTGTAGTTCGTTCATCGGCTTGGTTCATCCCGTACATTGCTGATGGCAGGCGCCGCGACCGCCAGGGCGGTCGCGGCCTTGCTTTACTTGTTGAGCTCTTCGCCGGGCAGGACCGGCTTGCCGTCGAAGTAGTCCTTGGTCAGCTTGAAGACCACCGGCGACAGCAGCGCGAGAGCGATGAGGTTGGGGAACGCCATCATGGCGTTGAAGACGCTGGCCATCAGCCACACGAAGTCCAGGGGCGCCACGGCACCGGCCATGATCGCCACGATGTAGACGATGCGATACGGCTTGATGGCGCGCACACCGAACAGGAATTCGATGCACTTCTCGCCGTAGAAGGCCCAGCCCAGGATGGTGGTAAAGGCGAACACCGCAAGCGCAAAGGACACGATGTACTGTCCGACACCCGGCAGGGATTCATCGAAGGCCAGGGAGGTCAGTGCAGCACCGGTCTCGCCGCTGGTCCACTGGGTGGAGGTCAGGATGGCCAGCGCCGTGATCGAGCACACCACGATGGTGTCCAGGAAGGTCCCCAGCATGGCGATCAGGCCCTGACGCACCGGGTTCTTGGTCTGCGCCGCAGCGTGGGCGATAGGTGCGCTACCCAGGCCAGCCTCGTTGGAGAAGACCCCGCGAGCCACCCCGAACTGGATGGCCTTGGCCACGGCGGCCCCGGCGAAACCACCTGCCGCCGAGATCGGCGAGAAGGCGTGACCGAAGATCAGGCCCAGTGCGCTGCCGATGGCATCGGCGTTGATGATCAGCACCAGAATGCCCGCAAGGACGTAGGCAATGGCCATGATCGGCACCAGCTTACCGGCCACCTTGGCGATGCGACGGATACCACCGAGGATGACGGCGCCGGCCAGCACCATGATCACCACGCCGGTGACCCAGGCCGGAAGACCGATCGACTCTTTGAGGCCGGCGGCCACCGAGTTGGACTGCACGGTGTTGCCGATACCGAAGGCGGCCACGGCACCGAAGAAGGCGAAGGCGCCGCCCAGCCAGGCCCACTTCTTGCCCAGGCCATTGCGGATGTAATACATCGGGCCGCCAACGTGATCACCCGCCTCATCTACCTCGCGGTAGCGCACCGCCAGCACCGCTTCGGAGAACTTGGTGGCCATGCCGACCAGGGCCGTGATCCACATCCAGAAGACCGCGCCCGGTCCGCCGAGGAAGATCGCCGTGGCCACACCGGCGATATTACCGGTACCGATGGTGGCAGACAGCGAGGTCATCAGGGCGTTGAACGGCGAGACTTCACCCTCACCCTCGTCTCCCTTACTGGTTTCCCGTCCTTTCCAGAGCAGTGAGAAGCCGGTCCCCAGGCGACGAATCGGCACCAGCTTGAGGCCCGCCTGCAGATACAGGCCTACCCCCAGCAGCAGGACCAGCATCAGCGGCCCCCACACCACGCCTTCGATTGCTGAAAAGAAACTTGTGATTGCTTCCACGGTTATTCTCCCGTCGTTCATTGTTGTTATGCACCGAGGTGCATTGCCTCAGGCCTCATGATGGGCCGTCCGCGTGATGACGTAACAGCCGATGTACGAACCAGCATCACCATAGCGGAACCCCCCATCTTTGCTCCAGCCTCCCATGTGATTTTTTTGATAAACGCGCAAAAACCAGCACGAAGGTTTATCAATTTGTCTTATTTGCCATGGAAAAAGCCAGTAATTTGCCTCCACACGCGACTAAGGCACCCTTTCTAGCACCAGGGGAAATTGTTTCCTATCAGAAACAACTTTA
The genomic region above belongs to Halomonas sp. YLGW01 and contains:
- a CDS encoding cation-transporting P-type ATPase, coding for MSKERARSGTSWHDMPSDSVMQALDATPHGLSSQEAETRLGRFGTNRLPAAQKRSAFVRFLRHFHNILIYVLIGSAVITAALGHWVDALVILVVVIANAAIGFFQEGKAERAMEAISGMLALKASVVRDGARVIIEGETLVPGDLVMLEAGDRVPADVRLMEVNGLQVQEAILTGESLPVDKGKVPVAVTAPLGDRACMAYSGTLVTSGMGRGLVVATGSETEIGRISGMLSRLETLSTPLITQMNVFARWLTLVILLIALVLLGAGYLTGPFGFDEMFMAVVALSVAAIPEGLPAVLTITLAVGVQAMAKRNAIVRRLPAIETLGSISVICTDKTGTLTRNEMMAATVITQAHVFSLEGMGYEPSGKLRLHDAEVSPTEHRILEELGRAALLCNDAALHERDEGWVVAGDPMEGALLALSGKLGLDRADIMASWRRTDVIPFDAQHRFMATLNHDHEGHAFILIKGAPETIIAMCDRQCMGDDRIGAIEPTYWYHKAQETAAQGQRVLAFAHKPVAPEHTVLERVDVMDGLIMTGLVGLIDPPRPETIAAIAECHGAGIDVKMITGDHQGTAVAIGRQVGLRHPDKVLTGADLDAMDEAALATAVLETDVFARTSPEHKLRLVMALQSHGMTTAMTGDGVNDAPALKRADVGIAMGRKGSEVAKEAAEFVLADDNFASIVAAVREGRTVYDNIKKVISWTLPTNAGEAMTIAVALLFGMTLPITAIQILWVNLITAITLGLALAFEPTEEAAMHRPPRARHQPLLTRELAWHIVLVSGLFLGGVFGMYSFAIEKGYSVDLARTIALNTLVVMEIFHLFFIRNLHGGALGWRSLRGTRVVWATISGVTVAQFAITYLPPCQALFSTVAIPLRDGMVIVGVGIVLFAALEIEKRLRQCIRRRLEAGRA
- the gcvT gene encoding glycine cleavage system aminomethyltransferase GcvT, yielding MNELHKTPLHDLHVELGGKMVPFAGYSMPVQFPLGVKKEHEHTRAACGLFDVSHMGQVLVTGSDPATALETLVPADILGLPAGMQRYALFTNNGGGILDDLMVVNAGDHLYLVVNAACKEQDIAHLRTGLGGDHQVEVLDRGLLALQGPKAASVMQRLCPEACEMVFMQHGRFEIDGIPVWISRAGYTGEDGFEISVPAEQSEALARRLLAEDEVEAIGLGARDSLRLEAGLCLYGHDIDTTTTPVEGGLIWAVSKPRRRGGERAGGFPGADMVLHQVEAKDHQRKRVGLVAEGRAPVREGAELYDAEDRKIGVVTSGGFGPTVGKPVAMGYVSIDQAAIDTQVFADVRGKRLPMTVTKTPFVTPGYYRG
- a CDS encoding sodium:alanine symporter family protein, which gives rise to MEAITSFFSAIEGVVWGPLMLVLLLGVGLYLQAGLKLVPIRRLGTGFSLLWKGRETSKGDEGEGEVSPFNALMTSLSATIGTGNIAGVATAIFLGGPGAVFWMWITALVGMATKFSEAVLAVRYREVDEAGDHVGGPMYYIRNGLGKKWAWLGGAFAFFGAVAAFGIGNTVQSNSVAAGLKESIGLPAWVTGVVIMVLAGAVILGGIRRIAKVAGKLVPIMAIAYVLAGILVLIINADAIGSALGLIFGHAFSPISAAGGFAGAAVAKAIQFGVARGVFSNEAGLGSAPIAHAAAQTKNPVRQGLIAMLGTFLDTIVVCSITALAILTSTQWTSGETGAALTSLAFDESLPGVGQYIVSFALAVFAFTTILGWAFYGEKCIEFLFGVRAIKPYRIVYIVAIMAGAVAPLDFVWLMASVFNAMMAFPNLIALALLSPVVFKLTKDYFDGKPVLPGEELNK